In Myxococcus stipitatus, a single window of DNA contains:
- a CDS encoding RNA polymerase sigma factor, translated as MGQRRDDGGALARARFEAAVEPLLPRLYRFCLALCHSRQEAEDLLQDSLVRAYLNRDDVQEGLSLGWLCGIARNQFLENRRSLARRRSLLDAVLEGATSVLGPLFAGGVEQPDPEARLGASEEVDRLWRCLRELPEKFRLVVLLCDVEELGHDEAARVLGLPVGTVKSRHFRGRARLGVLFASSVGRHAHPVSEGGRP; from the coding sequence ATGGGACAGAGGCGGGACGACGGCGGCGCGCTGGCGCGCGCGCGTTTCGAGGCGGCGGTGGAGCCCTTGTTGCCGAGGCTGTATCGCTTCTGTCTGGCTTTGTGTCACAGCCGACAGGAGGCGGAGGACCTGCTGCAGGACTCGCTGGTGCGGGCCTACCTGAACCGCGATGACGTCCAGGAGGGGCTCTCGCTGGGCTGGCTGTGCGGTATCGCACGCAACCAATTTCTCGAGAATCGGCGCTCGCTGGCGCGGCGGCGCTCGCTGCTGGACGCGGTGCTGGAGGGGGCCACGTCCGTGCTGGGGCCGTTGTTCGCGGGAGGCGTCGAGCAGCCGGACCCCGAGGCGCGGCTGGGCGCCTCCGAGGAGGTGGACCGGCTGTGGCGCTGCCTGCGCGAGCTGCCGGAGAAGTTCCGGCTGGTGGTGCTGCTGTGTGACGTGGAGGAGCTGGGGCACGACGAGGCGGCGCGGGTGCTGGGGCTGCCGGTGGGGACCGTGAAGAGTCGACACTTCAGGGGGCGCGCCAGGCTGGGGGTCTTGTTCGCGTCCTCGGTGGGGCGACACGCTCACCCTGTCAGTGAAGGAGGCCGTCCATGA
- a CDS encoding response regulator, which produces METILVVDDEQGILEALADLLREEGYRVLTASHGREALERMAELLPDLVLTDWMMPVLDGPALVERIRGESAWAGVALLGMSAVDVGALRVQYPGIPFLQKPFDIPALMRQVRKALDGGRASLG; this is translated from the coding sequence ATGGAGACCATCCTGGTGGTGGATGACGAGCAGGGAATCCTGGAGGCCCTGGCGGATCTCCTGCGCGAGGAGGGCTATCGCGTCCTGACGGCCTCGCATGGCCGCGAGGCCCTGGAGCGAATGGCGGAGCTGCTCCCGGACCTGGTCCTCACCGACTGGATGATGCCGGTGTTGGACGGGCCCGCGCTCGTCGAGCGCATCCGCGGCGAGTCGGCCTGGGCGGGGGTGGCGCTGCTGGGGATGAGCGCGGTGGACGTGGGGGCGCTGCGAGTCCAATACCCAGGCATCCCGTTCCTCCAGAAGCCCTTCGACATCCCCGCGCTGATGCGCCAGGTCCGCAAGGCCCTGGATGGTGGTCGCGCGTCGCTTGGCTGA
- a CDS encoding SulP family inorganic anion transporter, giving the protein MRHPPSAVCHSHETRGRATWKGDLVSGFLVFLIALPLCLGIAMASGFPPVAGILTAVVGGLVSTWTGSAALTIKGPAAGLIVIALGAVTELGDGDLGLGYRRALATIVVAAVLQIAFAALRAGRLGDFFPSSVVHGMLAAIGVIICAKQVHVLLGVTPVAKEPLRLLGEIPSSVARLNPEIALIGALSLALLFGHAALARRVSALKRVPAPLLVLLVTVPLGVAFDLEHSHTFTFSHAVFTVGPNHLVNLPGNLLTAVTFPDFSAVLTPTSLEYIVMFALVGSVESLLTVKAVDLMAPDQGRSDLDKDLFATGVGNLVAGMLGGLPMISEVVRSTANIGYGARGRLSNFFHGVFLLSFVAFAPMLIHRIPLAALAGMLIFTGVRLASPGEWVKTLRVGVEQLLIFGVTLGVTLATDLLLGVAAGIVVKVGVNLFNGAPARGLFRADIEEQVTAERVVLRVRGAAVFTNFLALKKRLTRHARVPRVDVDLADARLIDHTVMQRFQELEREFSREGRALGLLGMEQHRGLSHHPLSARKKSATAGLELTS; this is encoded by the coding sequence ATGCGACATCCGCCGTCCGCTGTCTGTCATTCCCACGAGACCCGAGGGCGAGCCACGTGGAAGGGTGACCTGGTCTCCGGCTTCCTCGTCTTCCTCATCGCGCTGCCGCTCTGTCTGGGTATCGCGATGGCGAGCGGCTTCCCTCCCGTGGCGGGCATCCTCACTGCGGTGGTGGGTGGGCTCGTCAGCACGTGGACGGGGAGCGCGGCGCTGACCATCAAGGGACCGGCGGCGGGCCTCATCGTCATCGCGCTGGGCGCGGTGACGGAGCTGGGGGACGGTGACCTGGGGCTCGGCTATCGCCGCGCGTTGGCGACCATCGTGGTGGCCGCCGTCCTCCAGATAGCGTTCGCGGCGCTGCGCGCGGGACGGCTGGGGGACTTCTTCCCGTCCTCGGTGGTCCACGGGATGCTCGCGGCCATCGGGGTCATCATCTGCGCCAAGCAGGTCCACGTCCTGCTGGGGGTGACGCCCGTCGCGAAGGAGCCCTTGCGCCTGCTGGGGGAGATTCCTTCCAGCGTGGCGAGGCTGAACCCCGAAATCGCGCTCATCGGCGCGCTGTCGCTCGCGCTGCTCTTCGGCCACGCGGCGCTCGCGCGGCGCGTCTCCGCGTTGAAGCGGGTGCCCGCGCCGCTGCTGGTCCTGTTGGTGACGGTGCCCCTGGGTGTGGCGTTCGACCTGGAGCACTCGCACACCTTCACCTTCTCCCACGCGGTCTTCACGGTGGGCCCCAACCACCTGGTGAACCTGCCGGGCAACCTGCTCACGGCGGTGACGTTCCCGGACTTCTCCGCCGTCCTGACGCCCACGTCGCTCGAATACATCGTCATGTTCGCGCTGGTGGGCAGCGTCGAGTCGCTGCTGACCGTCAAGGCGGTGGACCTGATGGCGCCGGACCAGGGCCGCTCGGACCTGGACAAGGACCTGTTCGCCACGGGCGTCGGCAACCTGGTGGCGGGGATGCTGGGGGGGCTGCCGATGATTTCGGAGGTCGTGCGCAGCACGGCGAACATCGGCTACGGGGCGCGGGGCCGCCTCTCGAACTTCTTCCACGGCGTGTTCCTGCTGTCGTTCGTGGCGTTCGCGCCCATGCTCATCCACCGGATTCCGCTCGCGGCGCTGGCGGGGATGCTCATCTTCACGGGCGTGCGACTGGCGTCGCCGGGCGAGTGGGTGAAGACGCTGCGGGTCGGCGTGGAGCAGCTCCTCATCTTCGGCGTCACGCTGGGCGTCACCCTGGCGACGGACCTGCTGTTGGGCGTGGCCGCGGGCATCGTGGTGAAGGTGGGCGTGAACCTGTTCAACGGAGCGCCCGCGCGCGGCCTCTTCCGCGCGGACATCGAGGAGCAGGTGACGGCGGAGCGCGTGGTGCTGCGGGTGCGGGGCGCCGCGGTGTTCACCAACTTCCTCGCCCTCAAGAAGCGACTGACCCGGCACGCGCGGGTCCCCCGCGTCGACGTGGACCTGGCCGACGCGAGGCTCATCGACCACACGGTGATGCAGCGGTTCCAGGAGCTGGAGCGGGAGTTCTCCAGGGAGGGACGCGCGCTGGGGCTGCTCGGGATGGAGCAGCACCGGGGGCTCTCCCACCATCCCCTGTCGGCGAGGAAGAAGAGCGCGACGGCGGGCCTGGAGCTCACCTCCTGA
- a CDS encoding ATPase domain-containing protein: MSTGVPGLDAVLNGGLVSSGVYIVVGEPGAGKTLLANQLCYHQGRAGARCLYVTLLAESHARMLANMRDMAFFDPALLPEGVYYVSGFRTLEEQGLPGLLELLRREVRNHNASILVLDGLVQAQEAAGSSRDFKKFIHELQVAAGLARFTALMLTSSNGPTVHPEYTMVDGILELRERTMGVRSWRELQVRKFRGGATLPGVHTFRISNEGLEVFPRLEARVRRSQPPAPDTARVHFGIPSLDDLFPAGLAAGSSTLMLGPPGSGKTLMGSSLLAEGVRQGEPCLYMGFYEAPERLLHKLAAVGMDLGDAVKVGRMHIVWQPPVECTLDVLAHQLLSTVERHGIRRVFVDGLSAMGQAAPDASRMSSFFAALTQELRYLKATTIFSLETPRLFGAVLDMPLEVGPSAVAENLLFLRHVELEGRLRRLLSIFKLRDADFDSSLREFVISQQGIEVQPPFNSTLDTLLTGLARRAPGGHP; the protein is encoded by the coding sequence GTGTCGACCGGTGTCCCGGGGCTCGATGCCGTGCTGAATGGCGGTCTGGTGTCCTCGGGCGTCTACATCGTCGTGGGCGAGCCCGGGGCGGGCAAGACGCTGCTGGCCAACCAGCTCTGCTACCACCAGGGGCGCGCGGGCGCCCGGTGTCTGTACGTCACGCTGCTGGCGGAGTCCCACGCGCGCATGCTCGCCAACATGCGGGACATGGCGTTCTTCGACCCGGCGCTGCTGCCCGAGGGGGTCTATTACGTCAGCGGCTTCCGCACGCTGGAGGAGCAGGGCCTGCCGGGGCTGCTGGAGCTGCTGCGCCGCGAGGTGCGCAACCACAACGCCAGCATCCTCGTGCTGGACGGACTGGTGCAGGCGCAGGAGGCGGCGGGCAGCAGCCGCGACTTCAAGAAGTTCATCCACGAGTTGCAGGTGGCCGCGGGGCTGGCGCGCTTCACGGCGCTGATGCTCACCAGCTCCAACGGCCCCACCGTCCACCCGGAGTACACCATGGTGGATGGCATCCTGGAGCTGCGCGAGCGGACCATGGGCGTGCGCTCGTGGCGCGAGCTGCAGGTGCGCAAGTTCCGCGGCGGCGCGACCCTGCCGGGTGTCCACACCTTCCGCATCAGCAACGAGGGCCTGGAGGTCTTCCCCCGCCTGGAGGCGCGCGTGCGCCGCTCGCAGCCGCCGGCGCCGGACACCGCGCGGGTCCACTTCGGCATCCCGTCGCTGGACGACCTGTTCCCCGCGGGCCTGGCCGCGGGCTCCAGCACGTTGATGCTCGGTCCCCCCGGCAGCGGCAAGACGCTCATGGGCAGCAGCCTGCTGGCCGAGGGAGTGAGGCAGGGCGAGCCCTGCCTCTACATGGGCTTCTACGAGGCGCCCGAGCGACTGCTGCACAAGTTGGCGGCCGTGGGCATGGACCTGGGCGATGCGGTGAAGGTGGGGAGGATGCACATCGTGTGGCAGCCGCCCGTCGAGTGCACCCTGGACGTGCTGGCGCACCAACTGCTCTCCACCGTGGAGCGCCACGGCATCCGGCGCGTGTTCGTGGATGGCCTGAGCGCCATGGGGCAGGCGGCGCCGGACGCCTCGCGGATGAGCTCGTTCTTCGCGGCCCTCACCCAGGAGCTGCGCTACCTGAAGGCGACCACCATTTTCAGTCTGGAGACGCCCCGGCTCTTCGGGGCGGTGCTGGACATGCCGCTGGAGGTCGGTCCCTCGGCCGTGGCGGAGAACCTCCTCTTCCTCCGGCACGTGGAGCTGGAGGGGAGGCTGCGGCGGCTGCTGTCCATCTTCAAGCTGCGCGACGCCGACTTCGACTCCTCCCTGCGGGAGTTCGTCATCTCCCAGCAGGGCATCGAGGTGCAACCCCCGTTCAACTCCACCCTGGACACCCTGCTGACGGGCCTTGCCCGACGCGCACCGGGTGGCCATCCCTGA